From a region of the Haloferax volcanii DS2 genome:
- a CDS encoding MFS transporter has protein sequence MSRLFGGDEPSVEFVAGSLIAGVFFGGVGAGVAFPTLPTLGPIIGITPFVVGLILSANRFTRLVVNTPAGQILDRMGTRRPMIAGFVVQGLSPFGYVLGLNPGPIPLDSATVFLLSRACWGVGSAFVFVGAFSTITHVTSDGNRGKWVGYMRGGQSLGFPAGLVVGGLVTDAFGYATAFAVAGYAGLFAALVAISVLPDVKTDVTAASSLREVPRLVSADIRIFTVGTVNFAVRFLFSGVLLSTAVLYATANDISLGGLSGAGVSGVVMAVGVVASSVTTLVVGRYSDRLSNRAALTLPALGVLAAGFTLLALVPTLPSTLAGVALIGVGVGGSNPPLLAYLGDLSPADDVGKLGGVYNVFGDSGSTLGPLVAVPLAEVVGFRVEYLACVALVVVVGLLVARTLYGEAATVPGSELS, from the coding sequence GTGAGTCGGCTGTTCGGCGGCGACGAGCCGTCGGTCGAGTTCGTCGCGGGCAGCCTCATCGCGGGCGTCTTCTTCGGCGGCGTCGGCGCGGGCGTCGCCTTCCCGACGCTCCCGACGCTCGGCCCCATCATCGGCATCACGCCGTTCGTGGTCGGTCTCATCCTCTCGGCCAACCGGTTCACCCGGCTGGTCGTGAACACGCCCGCCGGGCAGATACTCGACCGGATGGGGACGCGCCGGCCGATGATAGCCGGCTTCGTCGTGCAGGGGCTGTCGCCGTTCGGCTACGTCCTCGGGCTGAACCCCGGGCCGATTCCGCTCGACAGCGCGACCGTCTTCCTCCTGTCGCGGGCCTGCTGGGGCGTCGGCTCGGCGTTCGTCTTCGTCGGCGCGTTCAGCACCATCACCCACGTCACCTCGGACGGAAACCGCGGGAAGTGGGTCGGCTACATGCGCGGCGGGCAGAGCCTCGGCTTCCCCGCGGGCCTCGTCGTCGGCGGCCTCGTCACCGACGCGTTCGGCTACGCCACCGCGTTCGCCGTCGCGGGGTACGCGGGGCTGTTCGCCGCCCTCGTCGCCATCTCCGTCCTCCCGGACGTGAAAACCGACGTGACGGCGGCGAGTTCGCTCCGCGAGGTGCCGCGGCTTGTCAGCGCCGACATCCGCATCTTCACCGTCGGCACCGTCAACTTCGCCGTCCGCTTTCTGTTTTCCGGCGTCCTCCTCTCGACGGCCGTGCTGTACGCGACGGCGAACGACATCTCGCTCGGCGGGCTGTCGGGGGCCGGCGTCAGCGGCGTCGTGATGGCCGTCGGCGTCGTCGCGTCGAGCGTCACGACGCTCGTCGTCGGCCGGTACTCCGACCGTCTGTCGAACCGCGCGGCGCTGACGCTCCCCGCGCTGGGCGTCCTCGCGGCCGGGTTCACCCTGCTGGCGCTCGTACCGACGCTCCCCTCGACGCTCGCGGGCGTGGCGCTCATCGGCGTCGGCGTCGGCGGGTCGAACCCGCCGCTTTTGGCCTATCTCGGAGACCTCAGCCCGGCCGACGACGTGGGCAAACTCGGCGGCGTCTACAACGTCTTCGGCGATTCGGGGTCGACGCTCGGCCCGCTCGTGGCCGTCCCGCTGGCCGAGGTGGTCGGCTTCCGCGTCGAGTACCTCGCCTGCGTCGCGCTCGTCGTCGTCGTCGGACTGCTCGTGGCGCGGACGCTCTACGGGGAGGCCGCGACGGTGCCGGGGTCGGAACTGTCGTGA
- the hisE gene encoding phosphoribosyl-ATP diphosphatase, with amino-acid sequence MDADTPTDEVLDELFATIESRKADLPEDSYTTTLFTHEKGENYVLEKLGEETTETILAAKDDDGEELLYESADLVYHLLVLLSMKDASLDDLRDELKARF; translated from the coding sequence ATGGACGCCGACACCCCGACCGACGAGGTCTTGGACGAACTCTTTGCGACCATCGAGTCGCGCAAAGCCGACCTCCCCGAAGACTCCTACACGACGACGCTTTTCACCCACGAGAAAGGCGAGAACTACGTCCTCGAAAAGCTCGGCGAGGAGACGACGGAGACCATCCTCGCGGCCAAGGACGACGACGGCGAGGAACTGCTCTACGAGAGCGCCGACCTCGTCTACCACCTGCTCGTCCTGCTGTCGATGAAAGACGCCTCGCTCGACGACCTGCGCGACGAACTGAAAGCCCGCTTCTGA
- the pdxT gene encoding pyridoxal 5'-phosphate synthase glutaminase subunit PdxT has protein sequence MTTLRAGVVAVQGDVSEHADAVERAAEAHGVDAEIVEIRSDGLVPDCDVLLMPGGESTTISRLLEREGIADEIRAHVEAEKPVLATCAGLIVASRDAKDDRVTTLDLLDATVDRNAFGRQVDSFEAPLDVAGLDSPFPAVFIRAPLIDEVGEGVEVLAEWDGNPVAVRDGPVVGTSFHPELTPDSRLHDLAFFDELAVEIDA, from the coding sequence ATGACCACGCTACGCGCCGGTGTCGTCGCCGTGCAAGGCGACGTGTCCGAACACGCCGACGCCGTCGAGCGGGCCGCCGAGGCCCACGGCGTCGACGCCGAAATCGTCGAGATTCGAAGCGACGGCCTCGTCCCCGACTGCGACGTGTTACTCATGCCGGGCGGGGAGTCGACAACCATCTCCAGACTCCTCGAACGCGAGGGCATCGCCGACGAGATTCGCGCCCACGTCGAGGCTGAAAAGCCCGTCCTCGCCACTTGTGCCGGCCTCATCGTCGCCTCCCGCGACGCCAAGGACGACCGCGTGACGACGCTCGACCTCCTCGACGCGACGGTCGACCGCAACGCCTTCGGCCGGCAGGTCGACAGCTTCGAGGCCCCGCTGGACGTGGCCGGCCTCGACTCGCCGTTCCCCGCGGTGTTCATCCGCGCGCCCCTCATCGACGAGGTCGGTGAGGGCGTCGAGGTGCTCGCCGAGTGGGACGGCAACCCCGTCGCCGTCCGCGACGGCCCCGTCGTCGGCACGTCGTTCCACCCCGAGTTGACGCCCGACAGCCGCCTCCACGACCTCGCGTTCTTCGACGAACTGGCGGTCGAAATCGACGCCTGA
- a CDS encoding preprotein translocase subunit Sec61beta, whose amino-acid sequence MSKGQNSGGLMSSAGLVRYFDAEDRNAIRVNPKTIFAAGALFGIGVLVLNSLAF is encoded by the coding sequence ATGAGCAAGGGCCAGAACAGCGGCGGTCTGATGTCGAGTGCGGGCCTCGTCCGCTACTTCGACGCGGAGGACCGCAACGCGATTCGAGTCAACCCCAAGACCATCTTCGCCGCGGGGGCGCTGTTCGGCATCGGCGTGCTGGTACTGAACTCGCTCGCGTTCTGA
- a CDS encoding thioredoxin family protein, with translation MTVRLLDFYADWCGPCKTQDPILDELEGDYETVEFVKVDVDEEQDVANQYQVRSLPTLIVENDDDGIVDRFVGVTQRDDIESALSQAGA, from the coding sequence ATGACTGTTCGACTCTTGGACTTCTACGCGGACTGGTGCGGCCCTTGTAAGACGCAGGACCCGATTCTCGACGAGCTCGAAGGCGACTACGAGACCGTCGAGTTCGTCAAGGTCGACGTCGACGAGGAGCAGGACGTGGCCAACCAGTATCAGGTTCGCTCGCTTCCGACGCTCATCGTCGAGAACGACGACGACGGCATCGTCGACCGCTTCGTGGGCGTCACCCAGCGCGACGACATCGAGTCGGCGCTGAGCCAGGCCGGCGCGTAA
- a CDS encoding 50S ribosomal protein L40e: MASDAATKRTLEKQICMRCNARNPQKAKQCRKCGYKHLRPKSKERRAA; encoded by the coding sequence ATGGCTAGTGACGCTGCGACGAAGCGGACGCTCGAGAAGCAGATTTGCATGCGGTGCAACGCGCGCAACCCCCAGAAGGCAAAGCAGTGCCGCAAGTGCGGTTACAAGCACCTTCGACCCAAGTCGAAGGAACGCCGCGCCGCGTAA
- a CDS encoding MBL fold metallo-hydrolase → MEVIPVTADAETFTCNAYLVLGERTVLVDAGTMSGVEDVVAEHTDDLDAVVVTHQHSDHVGELGAVVERFDPDVYAYADHPLRTHELGDGDHVEMGDESFEVVYTPGHADDHVSLVSGRSLFSGDVFVYNDGAFDDGSFGRTDMPGQSRERLISSLHTLLDRLPSTVEALYAGHGDPFENEAGGDTVRDALERAIERAERREPKYPEA, encoded by the coding sequence ATGGAAGTCATCCCAGTCACCGCCGACGCCGAGACCTTCACCTGCAACGCCTACCTCGTCCTCGGCGAGCGAACCGTCCTCGTCGACGCCGGGACGATGTCGGGCGTCGAAGACGTCGTCGCAGAACACACCGACGACCTCGACGCCGTGGTCGTCACCCACCAGCACTCCGACCACGTCGGCGAACTCGGCGCGGTGGTCGAGCGGTTCGACCCCGACGTGTACGCCTACGCCGACCACCCGCTTCGGACCCACGAGCTCGGAGACGGCGACCACGTCGAGATGGGCGACGAGTCGTTCGAAGTGGTCTACACGCCGGGCCACGCCGACGACCACGTCTCGCTCGTGAGCGGGCGGTCGTTGTTTTCGGGCGACGTGTTCGTCTACAACGACGGCGCGTTCGACGACGGCAGTTTCGGCCGCACCGACATGCCGGGGCAGTCCCGCGAGCGCCTCATCAGCAGCCTGCACACGCTCCTCGACCGCCTTCCCTCGACCGTCGAGGCGCTGTACGCCGGCCACGGCGACCCCTTCGAGAACGAGGCCGGCGGCGACACCGTCCGCGACGCGCTCGAACGCGCAATCGAACGCGCGGAGCGGCGCGAGCCGAAGTACCCGGAGGCCTGA
- a CDS encoding DUF5786 family protein, translated as MGFGSYDESEQGDQNVDFDEEDGVTTSEEKHEGEVDFEIGASNDELLDRLQEIKDE; from the coding sequence ATGGGATTTGGGAGCTACGACGAGTCCGAACAAGGAGACCAGAACGTCGACTTCGACGAGGAAGACGGCGTCACGACGAGTGAGGAGAAACACGAGGGCGAGGTCGATTTCGAAATCGGCGCGTCCAACGACGAACTCCTCGACCGGCTCCAGGAGATTAAAGACGAGTGA
- a CDS encoding endonuclease dU, with the protein MKSGSRALGVAESSPGAARAPTDDADDAHFSTDPSPESVLCGAVVRADRVVDGLAFETCAVGGDDATDAIASLYDSLDREDVRYLLVSGIAPAWFNLVDIDRLAAALDRPVLSVSFEESEGLEPALTEQFSGAALDRRLATYRAAPPRRPVEVNGETVFVRAAGCDGDEAAQVVRGFTPTGGRPEPIRVARMAARAARRFAGD; encoded by the coding sequence GTGAAGTCGGGGTCTCGCGCCCTCGGGGTCGCGGAATCCTCCCCCGGGGCGGCGCGCGCACCCACAGACGACGCTGACGACGCTCATTTTTCCACAGACCCGTCTCCGGAGAGCGTCCTCTGCGGCGCGGTCGTCCGCGCCGACCGGGTCGTCGACGGCCTCGCCTTCGAGACGTGCGCCGTCGGCGGCGACGACGCGACCGACGCCATCGCCTCGTTGTACGACTCCCTCGACCGCGAGGACGTACGCTACCTGCTCGTCTCCGGCATCGCTCCGGCGTGGTTCAACCTCGTCGACATCGACCGCCTCGCCGCGGCCCTCGACCGCCCGGTCCTTTCAGTCTCTTTCGAGGAGAGCGAGGGGCTCGAACCCGCGCTCACCGAGCAGTTCTCGGGCGCGGCGCTCGACCGACGACTCGCCACGTATCGCGCAGCTCCGCCCCGCCGACCCGTCGAGGTGAACGGGGAGACGGTGTTCGTCCGGGCCGCCGGCTGCGACGGCGACGAGGCCGCGCAAGTCGTCCGCGGCTTTACCCCGACCGGCGGCCGCCCCGAGCCGATTCGCGTGGCCCGGATGGCGGCCCGCGCCGCGCGACGCTTCGCCGGGGATTAA
- a CDS encoding uracil-DNA glycosylase — protein sequence MEHMEGLCVTGCERCPELVDSRSRIVNGVGPDDADLLFLGEAPGAKEDEGGEPFVGRSGSVLDDALREAGLARADVRITNCVRCRPPDNRDPTSDELSNCRGYLARELELVDPELVVTLGKVPSQHLLDRGVAITNESGSVVDARVGDASYRVLLSVHPAATLYDRSQREGFFETIARAADLSGLADSADGQASLGDF from the coding sequence ATGGAACACATGGAGGGCCTCTGCGTGACGGGCTGTGAGCGATGCCCCGAACTCGTCGACTCGCGGAGTCGCATCGTCAACGGGGTCGGCCCCGACGACGCCGACCTGCTCTTCCTCGGTGAAGCGCCGGGCGCGAAGGAAGACGAGGGCGGCGAGCCGTTCGTGGGTCGCTCCGGCTCCGTGTTGGACGACGCGCTCCGCGAGGCCGGCCTCGCCCGCGCCGACGTTCGCATCACCAACTGCGTGCGGTGCCGCCCGCCGGACAACCGCGACCCGACGAGCGACGAACTGTCGAACTGCCGGGGCTACCTCGCCCGCGAACTCGAACTCGTCGACCCCGAACTCGTCGTCACGCTCGGAAAGGTGCCCTCCCAGCACCTGCTCGACCGCGGTGTCGCCATCACGAACGAGTCCGGGTCGGTCGTGGACGCCCGAGTCGGGGACGCCTCTTACCGCGTCCTCCTCTCCGTCCACCCCGCGGCGACGCTGTACGACCGGAGCCAACGCGAGGGCTTCTTCGAGACCATCGCGCGCGCCGCCGACCTCTCGGGGCTCGCGGACTCCGCGGACGGACAGGCCAGTCTCGGTGACTTCTGA
- the phnE gene encoding phosphonate ABC transporter, permease protein PhnE: MSTDTDRIEDALRNIQIAKRVRLLFSIVVLVLFAWFFTNALSEVGFSIGEIVEYWPEFTDALGDFFPPGTLFGVIPFVDVSQYWAFIQERNLLLQFQDGNPVLGAVFVTFAMGFVGTVLGIPGALILGVLGSERVTPYPFNFIFRGTMSVIRAIPALVWALIYIPLGGVSPFTATLAIGTDTMGNLGRLFTDALEEVEDGPIEAIESTGANSPQKVVFGMLSQVFTPFIAWTMYILEINVRIGVTMGLIGGGGLGQVLQTQRGLFRYTNMMATILVIFMLVVSVEFVSQRVRSYIRGNEEGTSLLKLIVEFPQRMARSIWE, encoded by the coding sequence ATGAGTACTGATACCGACCGAATCGAGGACGCGCTGCGAAACATCCAGATTGCAAAGCGAGTCAGACTGCTGTTTTCAATCGTCGTCCTCGTCCTCTTCGCGTGGTTCTTCACGAACGCGCTGAGCGAGGTCGGCTTTTCCATCGGTGAAATCGTCGAGTACTGGCCGGAGTTCACCGACGCGCTGGGCGACTTCTTCCCGCCGGGGACGCTGTTCGGCGTCATCCCCTTCGTCGACGTCAGCCAGTACTGGGCGTTCATCCAAGAACGGAACCTCCTCCTCCAGTTCCAGGACGGGAACCCCGTTCTCGGCGCGGTGTTCGTCACGTTCGCGATGGGGTTCGTCGGGACCGTCCTCGGCATCCCCGGCGCGCTCATCCTCGGGGTGCTCGGCTCCGAGCGCGTGACGCCGTACCCTTTCAACTTCATCTTCCGCGGGACGATGAGCGTCATCCGCGCCATCCCGGCGCTGGTGTGGGCGCTCATCTACATCCCCCTCGGCGGCGTCTCGCCGTTCACGGCGACGCTCGCCATCGGCACCGACACGATGGGGAACCTCGGTCGCCTGTTCACGGACGCCCTCGAAGAAGTCGAGGACGGACCGATAGAGGCCATCGAGTCGACCGGCGCGAACAGCCCCCAGAAGGTCGTCTTCGGGATGCTCTCGCAGGTCTTTACGCCCTTCATCGCGTGGACGATGTACATCCTCGAAATCAACGTCCGCATCGGCGTCACGATGGGACTCATCGGCGGCGGCGGCCTCGGACAGGTGCTTCAGACCCAGCGCGGTCTGTTCCGGTACACGAACATGATGGCGACGATTCTCGTCATCTTCATGCTCGTCGTCTCCGTCGAGTTCGTGAGCCAGCGGGTCCGGTCGTACATCCGCGGCAACGAGGAAGGGACGAGCCTGCTCAAACTCATCGTCGAGTTCCCGCAGCGGATGGCCCGCTCCATCTGGGAGTAG
- the phnC gene encoding phosphonate ABC transporter ATP-binding protein yields MSTIEVTNLSKSYGDVTALDDVSFTIPDGEFVVVLGQSGAGKSTLLRCLNGITRPTSGSITIDDANVMGPRNDVAMIFQQHYILGQMSAYSNALTGALGRTSFLGSLLGLYDGDDKQEALRALETVGLLDEANQRAGKMSGGQQQRVGIARALVQNPNLLLADEPVASLDPASAETVMRYIRDAADERDLTTIASLHQVNIAREFGERFIGMKDGQIVFDGYREDFDVDVIDRIYGDIETKAIREEQADEPPENNAAATSGARSHEY; encoded by the coding sequence ATGAGTACGATTGAAGTAACGAACCTCAGCAAATCCTACGGAGATGTCACGGCCCTCGACGACGTCTCGTTTACTATCCCGGACGGCGAGTTCGTCGTCGTCCTCGGGCAATCGGGGGCGGGGAAGTCGACCCTCCTCCGCTGTCTCAACGGAATCACTCGCCCGACGAGCGGGTCGATTACCATCGACGACGCGAACGTGATGGGGCCTCGAAACGACGTGGCAATGATATTTCAGCAACACTACATCCTCGGGCAGATGAGCGCGTACAGCAACGCGCTCACCGGGGCGCTCGGCCGGACATCGTTCCTCGGCAGCCTGCTCGGCCTGTACGACGGCGACGACAAGCAGGAGGCGCTCCGCGCGCTCGAAACCGTCGGACTGCTCGACGAGGCCAACCAGCGCGCCGGGAAGATGAGCGGCGGGCAGCAACAGCGCGTCGGCATCGCCCGCGCGCTGGTCCAGAACCCGAACCTCCTGCTCGCGGACGAACCCGTCGCGAGCCTCGACCCCGCGAGCGCGGAGACGGTGATGCGGTACATCCGCGACGCGGCCGACGAGCGCGACTTGACCACCATCGCGAGCCTCCATCAGGTCAACATCGCCCGCGAGTTCGGCGAACGGTTCATCGGAATGAAAGACGGACAAATCGTCTTCGACGGCTACCGCGAGGACTTCGACGTCGACGTCATCGACCGCATCTACGGCGACATCGAGACGAAGGCCATCCGCGAAGAACAGGCCGACGAGCCGCCCGAAAACAACGCGGCCGCCACAAGCGGAGCGAGGTCACATGAGTACTGA
- a CDS encoding PhnD/SsuA/transferrin family substrate-binding protein, with protein MFALTPAESDVDVEAQYQPLFNYIESEVGVTVESTVAADYAAVLQALDSGQADIADAAPAIAIQGGNEGITEVIGIRIAYGASRYFSLITTTPDSDIEELTDLEGETVAFADRLSTSGSLFPLSMLSTAGLDTGGAPDGNPVDFEAQFSDHSTARETLINRDDVVAAGTGAFSTAPHVPEDQFPEQFLDMSAENDGDLGTASPELQLLSCSDPIPRAPILGRTDMDQGLYDDIEEALLNVTEDDLINEDLEDDQQLWFTGVDQGSVDDYAPVQEVLDELGVTLGQ; from the coding sequence ATGTTCGCGCTCACGCCCGCCGAGTCGGACGTGGACGTGGAAGCGCAGTATCAGCCGCTTTTCAACTACATCGAGTCCGAGGTCGGCGTCACGGTCGAATCCACCGTGGCGGCCGACTACGCGGCGGTGTTGCAGGCGCTCGACAGCGGACAGGCCGACATCGCCGACGCCGCCCCCGCAATCGCTATTCAGGGCGGGAACGAGGGCATCACCGAGGTCATCGGCATCCGCATCGCCTACGGGGCCTCGCGGTACTTCTCGCTCATCACGACGACGCCCGACAGCGACATCGAAGAGCTGACCGACCTCGAAGGCGAGACGGTCGCGTTCGCTGACCGCCTCTCGACGAGTGGGTCGCTGTTCCCGCTGTCCATGCTGAGCACGGCCGGCCTCGACACGGGCGGCGCGCCCGACGGCAACCCCGTTGACTTCGAGGCGCAGTTCTCCGACCACTCGACGGCCCGCGAGACGCTCATCAACCGCGACGACGTCGTCGCCGCCGGCACGGGCGCGTTCTCGACGGCCCCGCACGTTCCGGAAGACCAGTTCCCCGAACAGTTCCTCGACATGTCGGCCGAAAACGACGGCGACCTCGGAACGGCGTCGCCCGAACTGCAACTGCTGTCGTGTTCCGACCCCATCCCGCGTGCCCCGATTCTCGGCCGCACCGACATGGACCAAGGGCTGTACGACGACATCGAAGAGGCGCTGCTCAACGTGACCGAAGACGACCTCATCAACGAGGACCTCGAAGACGACCAACAGCTCTGGTTTACCGGGGTCGACCAAGGGTCCGTCGACGACTACGCGCCCGTTCAGGAAGTCCTCGACGAGCTCGGCGTCACGCTCGGACAGTAA
- the hisH gene encoding imidazole glycerol phosphate synthase subunit HisH yields MSTTQPPEETLADVVMVDYGLGNLRSAMRGLERAGANVVISDDPADFDDADGIVLPGVGAFSEGMENAGPFREPLAEAAADGTPVFGICLGMQMLLTSSEEADHAGEGEVEGLDFIPGRNVRFDEGQKVPHMGWNELNVQRDHPLVEGVDGEYAYFVHSYYADPDDEGAVVASTDYGVAFPAVVANEAGTVFGTQFHPEKSGETGLTILRNFVEFCAER; encoded by the coding sequence ATGAGCACGACACAGCCGCCCGAAGAGACCCTCGCCGACGTGGTGATGGTCGACTACGGGCTCGGAAACCTCCGGAGCGCCATGCGCGGGCTCGAACGCGCGGGGGCGAACGTCGTCATCTCGGACGACCCCGCCGACTTCGACGACGCCGACGGCATCGTTCTCCCCGGCGTCGGCGCGTTCTCCGAGGGGATGGAAAACGCCGGACCGTTCCGCGAACCGCTCGCCGAGGCCGCCGCCGACGGGACGCCCGTCTTCGGCATCTGTCTCGGGATGCAGATGCTGCTTACCTCCTCCGAGGAGGCCGACCACGCCGGCGAGGGCGAAGTCGAGGGGCTCGACTTCATCCCCGGCCGCAACGTCCGGTTCGACGAGGGACAGAAGGTCCCGCACATGGGCTGGAACGAACTCAACGTCCAGCGCGACCACCCGCTCGTCGAGGGCGTCGACGGCGAGTACGCCTACTTCGTCCACTCCTACTACGCCGACCCGGACGACGAGGGCGCGGTCGTCGCCTCGACCGACTACGGCGTGGCGTTCCCCGCGGTCGTCGCCAACGAGGCGGGCACCGTCTTCGGCACGCAGTTCCACCCCGAGAAGTCCGGCGAGACCGGGCTGACCATCCTCCGCAACTTCGTCGAGTTCTGCGCGGAGCGATAG
- the pheA gene encoding prephenate dehydratase yields the protein MQAVTLGPAGTYSHRAARAVADDVAFRESVTSIVQAVADGSFERGVVPIENSIEGSVTESLDAVANSDVSVVQEIVTPIRHALLAQSANFDVVASHSQALAQCRTYLEENYPDAKLEAVASTARGVERARADPTVAGIGHPDNVGDDLEIIAEDIQDQSSNATRFLVIGPESARSDAGGKSSLVVYPNANYPGLLLELLEAFAERDINLSRIESRPSGNRLGDYLFHIDADAGLYEERMQGALEEVEGIASNGWVRVLGSYDTRHVLY from the coding sequence ATGCAGGCAGTCACGCTCGGTCCGGCGGGCACGTACTCCCATCGCGCCGCCCGCGCGGTCGCCGACGACGTCGCCTTCCGAGAATCGGTCACGTCTATCGTCCAAGCGGTCGCCGACGGGTCGTTCGAGCGCGGCGTCGTCCCCATCGAAAACAGCATCGAAGGGAGCGTCACCGAGAGCCTCGACGCCGTGGCGAACTCGGACGTGAGCGTCGTCCAGGAAATCGTCACGCCCATCCGCCACGCGCTGTTGGCCCAGAGCGCGAACTTCGACGTCGTCGCCAGCCACTCCCAAGCGCTCGCGCAGTGTCGGACGTACCTCGAAGAGAACTACCCCGACGCGAAACTCGAAGCCGTCGCCAGCACGGCCCGCGGCGTCGAGCGCGCCCGCGCCGACCCGACGGTCGCGGGTATCGGCCACCCGGACAACGTCGGTGACGACCTCGAAATCATCGCCGAGGACATCCAAGACCAGTCGTCGAACGCCACCCGGTTCCTCGTCATCGGCCCCGAGTCCGCCCGCTCGGACGCCGGCGGCAAGAGTTCGCTCGTCGTCTATCCGAACGCGAACTACCCCGGTCTCCTCTTGGAACTGCTCGAAGCGTTCGCCGAACGCGACATCAACCTCTCGCGCATCGAGTCGCGGCCGAGCGGCAACCGCCTCGGCGACTACCTGTTCCACATCGACGCCGACGCCGGTCTCTACGAGGAGCGGATGCAAGGGGCGCTCGAAGAGGTGGAGGGCATCGCCAGCAACGGCTGGGTCCGCGTCCTCGGGTCGTACGACACCCGACACGTCCTGTACTGA
- the hsp14 gene encoding archaeal heat shock protein Hsp14, protein MQRNPFDEIEDLFDRMGRSFEESGIGRFQDISLDVVDDEAIEVVADLPGFEKDDLDVSVSGRRLTIAADREESSEVDDEQYVRRERSQRSVSRTITLPAEVVRDEVTASYKNGVLTVTLPKAEPAGDDSTEIDIE, encoded by the coding sequence ATGCAGCGAAACCCGTTCGACGAGATAGAAGACCTGTTCGACCGGATGGGCCGGTCGTTCGAGGAGTCCGGTATCGGTCGGTTCCAAGACATCTCCCTCGACGTCGTCGACGACGAGGCCATCGAGGTCGTCGCGGACCTCCCCGGCTTCGAGAAGGACGACCTCGACGTGAGCGTCAGCGGGCGGCGACTCACCATCGCGGCCGACCGCGAGGAGTCGAGCGAGGTCGACGACGAGCAGTACGTCCGCCGCGAGCGGAGTCAGCGCTCGGTCTCCCGGACGATTACGCTCCCCGCCGAAGTCGTGCGCGACGAGGTGACGGCGTCGTACAAAAACGGCGTCCTGACCGTGACGCTCCCGAAGGCCGAACCCGCGGGCGACGACTCGACCGAAATCGACATCGAGTGA
- the hsp14 gene encoding archaeal heat shock protein Hsp14: MMRRTNPFDDFEELFERMSRQFDEMGRQFDRSGMMAQVRHEMAIDVTDHDGEIVVTVDLPGYEKSDIALSVANRTLTVEATRELDAERADGEYLRRERRHESARRTIRLPETVDENGASASYHNGVLTVTLPKHDAEPDDSRRIDID; encoded by the coding sequence ATGATGCGACGTACCAACCCCTTCGACGACTTCGAGGAACTGTTCGAGCGAATGTCCCGCCAGTTCGACGAGATGGGACGCCAGTTCGACCGCTCGGGCATGATGGCGCAGGTCCGCCACGAGATGGCCATCGACGTCACCGACCACGACGGCGAAATCGTCGTCACGGTCGACCTCCCCGGCTACGAGAAATCGGACATCGCCCTGTCGGTCGCCAACCGCACGCTGACCGTCGAGGCGACGCGCGAACTCGACGCGGAACGCGCCGATGGCGAGTATCTCCGCCGCGAGCGCCGCCACGAGTCCGCCCGCCGCACGATTCGCCTCCCCGAGACGGTCGACGAGAACGGCGCGTCCGCCAGCTACCACAACGGCGTCCTGACGGTCACCCTCCCCAAACACGACGCCGAACCCGACGACTCCCGCCGCATCGACATCGACTGA